One Stratiformator vulcanicus genomic window, GTCGGCCAGATAGCGTTCGACATCCCGTGCCAGATCCGCTGCGGTTAAGTATCGCTCGCGATGTGACTGATGCATCGCTTTCAGACAGATCGCTTCTAATGAACGATGAACCTGCTTACGGACCGTTCGCGGCTTCGGATAATCGGCGGCGACGGCAGCTTCGCGGATCTGCGAAAATCTCCTCATCCCCTGAAAGGGACTCTGGCCGGTCAGGATGAAATAAAGCGTGACGCCGAGAGAATAGACATCCGCCGCCGGCCCAAGGCTCGGGTCGTCCGTACACAGCAGCCGTTCCGGGCTCATATAAGGCACGGTGCCGCCTGGGTCGGAGCTGAGCCGCTCCGGCACGGGAGGGTCTTCCGAACGTGGCAACGTCCCCTCGACATCGCCTGAGTAATGCGAATCACGGCCGGTAATCAAGGCCGAACCCCAGTCGCTGACGAGCGTCTCGCCGAAGCGACCGATTAGAATATTCTTGGGTTTAATATCGAGGTGCAGCACGCCGCGGGAGTGGGCGTATTCGATCGTGCGGGCGGCCGACATAAAGGAGTTGAGCAGCCGGCGAAAGTGGATGTCGTGACGGGCCCGCTCACCCCGATCCTGGGGTTGATGCCGATAGTATTCATTGACGGCTTCGTCCAGCGTCCCCTGCTCGAGATAACGCATCGCGTAGAACGGCTGACCGGTCGAGGCGTTGCGATCGCGTGCATAAATCGGCACGACGCCGGGATGATCGAGCAGGGCGGTGATCCGCGCCTCCTCGACAAATTGTTTCACGGCAAGTTCGGTGTCGACGTGATCCTGTTTCAGGAACTTCACCGCGACGGTTCGACCAAGCCGAATATCGGTCGCTTCATAGACTTCGCCCAGCCCGCCTGAACTGACAAGGTTTAAGTTGGTCAGACGGGTCGTGAGCTCAACATCTTCCATATTTTCGCTCGGCGGCGCCGGCGTCGTATGAGCCAGGTTCGTCGGCTGTTCCAGAAAGTCGTTGGCCCGTCGGAGTTGCTTGAGCTTCTCTTCGATGACCGGAATCGCCTCCGGGCAATCACGACAAAGTTGCGACGAACTGAGAACGACGCCCCTATCACAAGCGGCCTCCCACTCGTCGAGCAGGCGGTCGATCAGATCGTCGGGAGCTTTCGAATTATCCAACTCTTGCGAATTCTCGGAGGGTTCTGAGATCATTTCGGTTTCCCGGGCTGCTCGGGCGCCAAACGCCCTGCCAACTCCAATTTTGCTGCCCGCCACCTTCGCCGGACTGTCCGAGCCGACGCGTCGAGCACCGTCGCGGCCTCCTCCTGAGTCAGCCCATGGTAATACAATAGATCGAACATCTCACGGCTGTCGTCGTCCAACCCTTCAACAAGCTGATGAAAATCGCTCCACTCGGCCAATGTATCGGGACGATGTGTTTCCGATCCACCTTCATAAGGGAGTCGTGATTCGCTATCGCCCCCGCGGCCAGCGGCCTG contains:
- a CDS encoding protein kinase domain-containing protein codes for the protein MISEPSENSQELDNSKAPDDLIDRLLDEWEAACDRGVVLSSSQLCRDCPEAIPVIEEKLKQLRRANDFLEQPTNLAHTTPAPPSENMEDVELTTRLTNLNLVSSGGLGEVYEATDIRLGRTVAVKFLKQDHVDTELAVKQFVEEARITALLDHPGVVPIYARDRNASTGQPFYAMRYLEQGTLDEAVNEYYRHQPQDRGERARHDIHFRRLLNSFMSAARTIEYAHSRGVLHLDIKPKNILIGRFGETLVSDWGSALITGRDSHYSGDVEGTLPRSEDPPVPERLSSDPGGTVPYMSPERLLCTDDPSLGPAADVYSLGVTLYFILTGQSPFQGMRRFSQIREAAVAADYPKPRTVRKQVHRSLEAICLKAMHQSHRERYLTAADLARDVERYLADEPTEAMHETMGHRVSRWMRHHYGLMRTAGAACVVLAVLSSLFAWRSVEQAEAESTARQSAEAAVLAASVARDESMEFATRMTAQTIALKQNDRFRILEMETSRPAFLKLMKAANQEGESISAETLDRLDAYFRDRVARHRAANALSWFICRADGLQVGRFPYKETVGQNNYAYRDYFHGLGSDEPTDTIRYIRQPNLSKVYRSSNTSELKVALSAPIWDDTDGRQFLGVLGLSIGVNEFGELKEQLSGNHRVSVIDLRPNEIDEVSAGRGWILHHSDAVHSPKIHKVDQELVTAVDKLFQKTERQWNKEQRLRRTPLHMIEKFSDPVTGRVGPALFAPVFLEGREWTLANTQWGVVLIDSSESAEKSRAAIDID